The stretch of DNA caaaatacattaacttTTTTTGCATATAGTTTACCCATGAAACTAGATTTTGCTCGTCGTGTGCTCTTGTGGTATCAACAGCTCGTCTTCCGGTTATGAGCTCTAGCAAGACAACTCCAAAACTATACACATCTGATTTCAATGTGAGGTTACCTGTTCGTACATACTCAGGAGCACTATAACCATAAGTACCCATGACTCTTGTAGGCACAATGTTCATCTTATCTTTACCAGCTAGTTTAGCGAGTCCATAATCAGATAGTTTTGCATTTAGATCATTATCTAGCAATATGTTCGACGATTTCAAATCCCTATATATAACTGAAGGATTGGCCTTGTCATGCAAGTACCACAATCCTTTTGCAGTATTAGATGCTATTTTCATTCTGCTATACCAATCTAGTGAAGGTTGATCAGGTTTTCGCTCTGTaccaaaacaaaacataaccATAATCACATAAGATTATGCATCAACACAGAGATACATAATTATTGTCTCCAACCTTtgaatataactaaaaaaagtGCATATATTTGGATTAAAGAGTAAGTACCAAGAAGACGAGTTTCTAGAGAGTTCCCTGGCATGAATTCATATACCAAAAGACGTTGATCACCATCAGCACAATAACCAATGAGTTTGACAAGATTTTCATGGTTTAAGAGACTCAACATTAAAACCTCAACCAAAAATTCCTTACTGCCTTGAACCCCATTTCTGTCAAGTTGTTTCACTGCTACCACCTACAAAAATGTGTAACATGGttaatttgtatttgtatttatatttcttcTTAAAATAAGGAACTGAATTGGCATAATATTAAGACCTGTCCAGTTGCGGGAATAGTTCCTTTGTACACTCTACCAAAACCACCTTCACCCATCAAACACTCTTGCCGGAAATTCTTTGTTGCAATTGCCAACTCTCTGAATGTGAAATTTTGTGCTTGAATATTTGATGTGTCAACTTGGTTTGGATCATCTGGTCTTGGTTTCTTAACATCTACATGTCACATAAAGATAAAGTCAACAAATTTTATTAGGCCTcgcaaatgtttttttttaataaaaaaaataagagtacaaatgttatttttattatatgaaaaatataaaatgtcacGTAATTAACTAATGTTTTTTGTAACAAACCTGGTGTTCTGGTAACAACATTTTCCTGTGGTGTTGCAACACCATGCTCCCTCTTGCTATTGCTTTTCTTACTCTTTTGAGAGCTAAAACAAGGAAAGCAATTCATTCTTCTAAGGATCTAGAAAAAGTTCAAAAATGTTTTTTCGtccaagaacaaaaaaaaaattgttacaaaattaaaacaaaatctcTCCTTAATTACTCTTcggttaaaaaaatgaaaaaataataaataaataaatttaaaaaaaaaaagtgaacgGAGGTTCCCTCAAATCAAATGAGATTGAAGGACCCCGCAAGAGGGGAAGCAAAGACTACAGAATGGATAGAGAATGAAGAACACAAGATGATGAAAGGAAGAGGAAACCATCATGCATGTAATGATGAAGGGAATGAAAAATATTGATGAGGTTGTCTCGGAGAGAAATGAGGGGGAATTTGGATGGACATCATTATGACCTGTATGGATTCCTATTATTGTGGATTCAAATCCgttaccattttattattatttgtactTCCACGCCATATATGGTTATATTTTGACTTATACATGTAAATATTTGgttatcttcaatcatttttCTTATCTTTCAATAGCTAGCATCAATTTACAgctatatatagatatattattTCGATATATTCAGTTTGAGACAACTTCAATTTACACGAAGTTGTTCAATTCAGTTGTAAGTGTGGTAGATGGTAGTTGGAAACTTGGAAGTTTGTTctcgctttttttatttttgtcatcatGCGTTGAGACTTAGGAGCATTCCCTTTCTTCAACCGATTCAGTTAAGGCCATACTACTACTAGGACACTATATCAAAATTAACACTTTTTAATACCATAACTATattttacacaaatttatttttggtgcTGTATTTTTCTCAGGGAATGTATAATATGGTCTAGTCCAAAGGTGAACATTGCTATTTTTagtaaatgttaataaaatattatatttattttctattttttattattacaatattcatttttttatcgATAAGAAATAATGGATCAATCTTTGGACCAATTTTTGAACTTAGACTGTATTATACATAccatttttcttatattataaGGAGTAAGAGATGGATGTAACACAGTGTATGTATATAATCCTTTGGTTGCATTGTAACAACTAATTAGATGGATGTAAGgaggtttttttttatagaataattaatgttaaaaattGTTAGTAATATGTTAAGGTAAGGATTAAACTCGTAAATTCTTTTATCACTCTACTCTTTAGCTCTTCCATTTCAGCTACTAAACTAACATTATATCTCGAGTTTTGTTCTATGTACTTGGAACAGTttataatatgaaataaaatgtaagaAAGACTTCTCCTTAATATAGTTTCAGCTCAATTATATATGTTTCACATGTTTTCCTCCATCCACCAGCTCATAGCCTTGCTAGTGAAAAATAAACTCATAGCCTTGTCACAGTTGAAGAAGATGTGCCAAGAGTTCTCATTGTTGATGCTTGCTCTCTTCTAATTGCCACTCCTATTGTGGGCTGTAAATGCACAAACTGATATTGGGTACTTGCCTAATTATGTGGCTACTGAATCATGAAAAATATTGCAATCATCGACACAAATTAATCtatctattcttttttttttttctctaatggCATACGATAGAAATCTCATATTTCTGTTTTCTATTACTTTTTTtctacatatatataattttgtatggAATCTATACTTAGAAGGAGCGTCAACAGCAAAACATTGATTGATtacaagtgtttgaaattctTATACAATAGACACTTACAAAACTAATATTATTCCGAAATTAGGACCAGACACTCAAATTACCTTGACtgtcatttcttttattttggtttgttcaaaaaaattcttatttcagtTTGTGAGGAAGGTTACCAATGAGGGttttatacatataaataaatcaataattgcctaattttcaaatttctatgaattattattatccAAGAAGTTGATattgaaaagaagataaatattttgatgaacACAACATAATTTGACCACTTGAACTATTATCGATGATCAAAAAGTGAAGGAAACATATGATTGAAGAATTATCTGTGATTGAAAAATTTGCATCACTTGAACTACAATCATAGTCCATGAGGATAGAGTAGTGGCTCATCTTAAGTTATTGTCCAATGGCATGAGGGATCAAGAACCAAAACCCATGATGATCATGTGAAACTGTAACTAGGAAACAAattcctattttttttaaattccttAGAGAAAAAAGCAGGTATTAAATATCACCAGACAAAATTGGTGATGCAGAGACCAAAATCTACTAACCTATCCGCACAAGTATTCTCCTCTCAAAATGTGCAGGTTCTTGAGGTGAATTCAATACGTGTAAGACCACAAGAGTGTGAAAGAGGGATATGAGCATGCAATTAATACCTTTACAGCAATGATTGAAGTTTAACAGTTTTCAAAAAGCTGCTGTCAGACTTCAGAATACTTTCAACAAATGGAACGAAAACAGAGATAATAAGTGAGTGTTTGGACCTATGTGGAAAAGCAAACAGACGCATGGCAACATTGAAGCTACATCTTATAGCTTCCATACATTTGGACTCACCGTAGGATATAGTTTTCTAAAGAGACTTAGAAGAATAAAGAGAATAAATAAACAGATATCCAGCGTGAATCAACATCCGATAAAATTATCGAGATCATATATTAAGGTTTAAAACTCTGATGTTTGATGGAACTTTTGCAACACAGTTCCAAACAAAATCTATATACATCATGTACACATTATTCCAGATACTAACTTTGAGAACTTCCACAATTTTAAGAACCAATTGCCTGAgctaattcaaaataattatgcCTAACAAGCTGTTTAACCCACTGACCCCTCAAGCTTCAAGCTCATGAGTTGGTTCACCTCAGAACCAAATTCATCGGGAAGCTCATTGAAGACATCACGGCAAAATCCAGAGATCATAGCAGCCATTGCTTTTTCATAGTCTATTCCCCTTTGTTGAAAGTAAAATAATTGATCTTCACCAATTTTGGACGTACTAGCCTCGTGCTCAATTCTTGCTGTTGGATTCTTCACCTGAAAAACAATTGCAATTTGATGAGCCAAAGTCTCGCGACATGAACTCCTATATCTATTACATCCTAACAGATGAACTCTTTGATGTTTCAACCAACAACAGTAGATCACAGCCATTTAAAAAACGTTGAAAGAGTTTTAGCCTCTGGAAAAGGATAAAAGACAAGTATCTTCAAGCTAAACCTAACATAAAAAAGTTCTATGATACTAACAATTTCTAGTGTTCTTCCAGCATCACCTTGAACTAGACTACATTAATTAGCTGAAGAAAACTGATATTCTGCATTAGAACACCCATTTATTCTTAAATAATGTCCATGAAGTATGTGCAGATATGACTACATACTTTGAAGTGCCCATACTTCCTTATTGTTATGTTTCAAAGTTATCTATCGATAATTAACTACAATATTAACAAGAGACCGAGATAACCATAATGTAAATACAAAATGATCATCTAAGGGAGAAAGAAACGTTACCTGGATATAAGGATAGGTATTGGCAGCTGCATTATCACCAATGAGCATGGAATCACACTGAGAAGAGTTCCGAGCATTCTCCGCTTTAGACTGAACCTGAACAAGCCCTCTATAACAGTTCCTCGAATGTCCTGCAGAAATACCTTTCGATATAATCCTACTCTTTGTATTCTTTCCTTTATGTATCATCTTAGTCCCTGTATCAGCCTGTTGATAATTATTAGTCAAAGCAACAGAATAAAACTCTCCAACACTATCATCTCCCTCCAAAACAACACTAGGATATTTCCAAGTAATCGCGGACCCAGTCTCCACCTGGGTCCATGATATCTTCGACCTCGCACCAGCACACACACCTCTCTTAGTCACAAAATTATATATCCCACCTATCCCCTTCTCATCACCAGCATACCAATTCTGCACCGTTGAATACTTAATCTCTGCACCTTCGCGACAATACAATTCAACAACAGCAGCATGAAGCTGGTTCTTATCATAAGAAGGAGCAGTACACCCTTCCAAATATTCCACCGAGCTTCGATCATCAGCAACAATTAACGTCCTCTCGAATTGTCCAGTCTCTAAAGCATTAATTCTAAAGTAAGTTGAAATCTGCATAGGACACTTAGTATCCTTAGGAATATAACAAAACGATCCATCACTAAAAACAGCCGAATTCAACGCGGCGTAATAGTTATCATCACTAGCAACAACTTTACCTAAATAACTTTTAACTAAATCAGGATATTCTTTAATAGCTTcagaaattgaacaaaaaataacaCCAGATTTCTCAAGTGTCTTCCTATGAGTAGTAGCAATTGAAACACTATCAAGAACAGCGTCGACCGCAACATTAGCTAAACGATTCTGTTCATTTAACGGTACACCGAGTTTATCAAAGTATCGAAGAAGTTCAGGATCAGCTTCTTGTAAAGAGTTAAGTGAGGGTTTAGTTTTTGGAGCGGAATAATAACAAATATCTTGAAAATCGATAGAGGGATAAGTGTTGTCTGACCAATTTGGGGGTTTCATTTTGGAGAATTTATCGAAAGCGTTGAGTCTGAAATTGAGCATCCAATCTGGTTCGTGTTTAAGGGATGAAATTAATCGGATTGTTTCTTGTGAAAGTCCTTTAGGGATTGTGAAGGAATCGATGTCGATGTTGAAACCGAATTTCTTGTCGTAGTCGCGGTTACGGAGAATTTCACGGATCTTGTCATCGGTGGTTGTTGAGTTGTTGCGTTGCTCGTAACTAACGTCGCTGCTGCTGCGGATTTTAACGGAAAACGGTTTTTGGTGTTTGGGAGGAATTGAGATTGGGAAGTTGTTGTTTGGGTGAAGAAGGAATTTAGTGAGATTGGATGATTTTTGTGTGGGGTGTGGATGTAAGGGGGAGACGCCACTGTTGAGAAGAGAAGCCATGGGAAGGAATAGATAGGAGTAGGAAATTGGGAAATTTTGTTGTATGGTATGTGTGcaaattttattatgaattttgtGGTCATTATTATTActcttttctttatttaattcttCATCCAAGTGTAACCCTTATCGCGTCGTGTGTGCAACACGTACTAGTTTTCTGGGGACCTacttattagttttttttagacCTATTTAATTGTTCTTACTTTATGTAACAAAATAGGAAAATTCagtgaataaaaattaaattatttggtgCAAACACCTATGATGAAGAGAAGGCCCTTGTTAATGCAACTTTAGTGGCTATTCTACCACACTTTTGTTGaggtaaaaataaatttagttatgaaaaataaaatcacaagagaattttatgattaaatttttatatttccaGGCATACGTCACCCCATGTTCCTCGGGCAGCAATATTCATTCTTGCAAAGATGTGAGCAAATCAGACTGAAATTGCAGCGACGTTCGATCTCCTGGGTTGCCTTGAGCATGCCAAGAAGATGGACATATCCTCCAGATTGCTTGTTCCACTGTATCAAGCATCTCGCTTAGAGAGGAAACTCAGGTATACCTTGAATAACTTCAAAAAGAAACTTTCACATTTCTTATTCATAACATATATTATTGCATAAACTGTTGCAGCCTATCgtttattcattaaataaattgttgcaTAAATAAACTGTTGCACCCTATCGTTAGTTGTCGACTTCTTTCAAGGCTGACACCATTTGCGCTGAATGGAAATAAGGATGCGGTATTGACAATAGCAAAAGCCGCCTCTTATAGAGGGTCACTCAATGATATCCAAGAATTGGCGAATGTAGACTGTCTTCATATCTTACACAACTCTGACAAACAATTAGTCCTGTTATGTCTAGATGAGTTATACGATCAAGAAGGTATGTTCTTAGATTGCGGTATTCGTGGAAGTCAAGGTCATGAGAGGTTGTGCGACTTGCTTCTTTAAGACCCTGATATTTCGTCAAAAGCAAACTTGATCCTGAGAAAATACTATGCGATGGGCTTGAGGCTTCACCATCCTCCTATTTGGGGAGACGTGGACGTCACTTTTGATACTCTAATATCTGACACATGTAAATGTTAGTTTCAGATATTAGAGTATCAAAAGTGACGTCCACGTCTCATGGTCGCATAGTATTTTCTCAAGATTAAGTTTGCTTTTGATGAAACATCAGGGTCAAGCAAGTCCCTCAACCTCTCATGACCTCCACGAATACCGCAATCTAAGAACATACCTTCTTGATCGCTAGTCAAAGAATTTTGTAAAGAGTATAACCCATCCAGACATAACAGACTAATTGTTTGTCAGAGTTGGAATCGGACAAAGCATTGTGTAAGATATGAAGACAGTCTACATTCGCCAATTCCGGGATATCATTGAATGACCCTCTAGAAGCAGCGGCCTTTGCTATTGCCAATAGCGCATCTTTATCTCCATTCAGCGCAAATGGTGTCAGCCTTGAAAAAAAGTCGACAACTAACGATAGGCtgcaacaatttatttaatgaataaacGATAAGAAATGTGAAAGTTTCTTTTTGAAGTTATTCAAGGTATACCTGAGTTTCCTCTCTAAGCGAGATGCTTGATACAATGGAACAAGCAATCTTGAGGATCTTTCCATCTTCTTTGCATGTAAAAGCTTGCTCAAGGCAGAGATCGAACGTCGCTGCAATTTCAGTCTGATTTGCTCACATCTTTGCAAGAATGAATATTGCTGCCTGAGGAACATGGGTGACGTATGCCtggaaatataaaaatttaatcataaaattctattgtgattttatttttcataactaaatttatttttacctAAACAAAAGTGTCAATAATCGTGGTAGAATAACCACTAGCATTAACGAGGGCTCTTCATCGTAGATGTTGTGCGCTATCCAACATCTATGATGAAGAGAATGCCCTTggaaaattgatttaatttaattttttttcaattaataataaattaagtcTATTGaatcttctttttttgtttgtgttttgaaaaaaatatttttgttaa from Cicer arietinum cultivar CDC Frontier isolate Library 1 chromosome 3, Cicar.CDCFrontier_v2.0, whole genome shotgun sequence encodes:
- the LOC101495101 gene encoding probable serine/threonine-protein kinase PBL26, with product MNCFPCFSSQKSKKSNSKREHGVATPQENVVTRTPDVKKPRPDDPNQVDTSNIQAQNFTFRELAIATKNFRQECLMGEGGFGRVYKGTIPATGQVVAVKQLDRNGVQGSKEFLVEVLMLSLLNHENLVKLIGYCADGDQRLLVYEFMPGNSLETRLLERKPDQPSLDWYSRMKIASNTAKGLWYLHDKANPSVIYRDLKSSNILLDNDLNAKLSDYGLAKLAGKDKMNIVPTRVMGTYGYSAPEYVRTGNLTLKSDVYSFGVVLLELITGRRAVDTTRAHDEQNLVSWAQPIFRDPKRYAELSDPNLSTHYPEKDLNQVVAIAAMCLQEEAAARPLMSDVVTALSFLSTSPPPEGISAAPLPPPTNCTAQKSFATANESESESESESSVPKDDKAIAAVSAKYHECDDASENEYDYYENENQHDYSPQDTKETKESHSKSKKGNKSIRKKHGVDGSSKKSSASKSSSLRSDSSSEEESHDGDGHLDVHHFNHTSMGPSEEGSYHRFEHSSSRGSDDKSLHSQ
- the LOC101495431 gene encoding iron-sulfur cluster assembly SufBD family protein ABCI8, chloroplastic produces the protein MASLLNSGVSPLHPHPTQKSSNLTKFLLHPNNNFPISIPPKHQKPFSVKIRSSSDVSYEQRNNSTTTDDKIREILRNRDYDKKFGFNIDIDSFTIPKGLSQETIRLISSLKHEPDWMLNFRLNAFDKFSKMKPPNWSDNTYPSIDFQDICYYSAPKTKPSLNSLQEADPELLRYFDKLGVPLNEQNRLANVAVDAVLDSVSIATTHRKTLEKSGVIFCSISEAIKEYPDLVKSYLGKVVASDDNYYAALNSAVFSDGSFCYIPKDTKCPMQISTYFRINALETGQFERTLIVADDRSSVEYLEGCTAPSYDKNQLHAAVVELYCREGAEIKYSTVQNWYAGDEKGIGGIYNFVTKRGVCAGARSKISWTQVETGSAITWKYPSVVLEGDDSVGEFYSVALTNNYQQADTGTKMIHKGKNTKSRIISKGISAGHSRNCYRGLVQVQSKAENARNSSQCDSMLIGDNAAANTYPYIQVKNPTARIEHEASTSKIGEDQLFYFQQRGIDYEKAMAAMISGFCRDVFNELPDEFGSEVNQLMSLKLEGSVG